The following nucleotide sequence is from Mangifera indica cultivar Alphonso chromosome 1, CATAS_Mindica_2.1, whole genome shotgun sequence.
aaaaCCCTCGGTTGTGAGAATGAATGCAGTGgataaattcatataatatttatttttaggaatATTCTTTTATCCCTCCGTTGCTGCCGAATGATTGGCATGATCTCCGAATAAGACAATTTTCAATGGGAAATTGAAGAtactaatatttgtttttttaatatgtttttacaTCCAAAATGATATGTttcttctaaaattattttttctgttattaaaaaattaaaaaaagaaaaagaaaattatgaaacgGAGAAGAAACTTCACAGTTTCAATGAGAAGAAAATCAAAAGGAAGACCAAGATGATCCAAAGCAATTCTTCCTTATCCTTGACCTTGTCTTGTCTATCTTAAGTTAccttaaaaacaaaacaaaaaattttggaaCATTTTCAAAAGCACTTTAGTGCTTAGATTAAAGTCTACAAATacaatttgaaaactaaaatgcTTAGACAAATTAAATTGGGTTTTGCTTAGAAATTCTATAGATTCAAACTctttataaagatttttttttttcttttcctaaacaatttaaaaatccCCCATTACTTGTTTCAGAAAGCTTAACTTCAAAATTATGAGTATAGTCAAACCCTATAATTGTATTGATTAtatcatgaatttatttttctttcttagttttttcaacttatcatttttattgaaacaatacataaatattactctcttaatttttattttttttatattcccATTTGGTACCAAAGTCGTTATGAAtagttaatgattttttttttaataaccattttttctacTATTTGGGTATTTTATGTCTTTTTTCTTGTCAAATTACACTATTATTTACAATCATCTTGTTCTTTGGTACTCCATATTAGATCACATGTTTTTTCTCATCACGGCAAGTTCAAACAATAATGATCACTCCATGATTAGACAATGTACATGCTCTTTTGCGCCACTAGAAAAATTGCATTGCCTTCTATGTGCCACACACCTTCCTCTTCTATTAAACACTTCACAGATGAACGATGTATGACTCACATATTGGGAGGAAATAAAATCTTTCCTTGATTTATCAAACACTTCCAGAGAAACATTATCGACCCGGAACAAGGTGAATTAGTTTAAcacatccaaaaaaaaaaacatagaaggAAACCAGAGAATGTTCGGAGACAGAACTGAAGTCAATTGTCAAGAACAAGGTATGCCAttgtattgattaaaaatttaccAGAAATCCATGCAAGAGCAAGTTCCATTCTTGAAATGATGAAACCTGATTGCATCTCTAACCATGATTTCCCTTTCATAAATTTCTGAAAGGAGCTTAAAGGCCGAGTGACAGTCAACACAAATGCGAAGATTCTTTATGATTCTTATTGTTTCTTCTGGTCTGAAATTCATCAACCCAAAAGCTAGTGCTAATTTCTCACTGTGATATGAAACTACTGTTTCCTTCTCTTCCTCGTCTACATCAAACACCACTTGTGCTGTGTTTGGGACATAACCAGCAGTTCTCAGTCTCATAGTCATTTCCTTGAGCATCAACTCAATCTCTTTTGCTTTTGGGTGAGATTTCTCGCTCGCCAGGAACCGATGAAGAGCTCCATTAAACTCAATATAGCTCCACCCTGCCGGCTTTTGGATGCCTTTACTGTCCATCAGTTTCCTCACTTTTCTAGCTTCTTCCCATTGATTGGTATTGGCAAGCAAATTAGACAACAAGACATAGTGAGCTCCATGATTAGGCTCCACTTCAAGGAGTTTACACCCCGCAATTTTACCTATTTCTGTGTAACCATGTAGCCTGCAAGCACCCAAGAGCGCTCGCCATATTATAGAGTTAGCCTCATATGGCATACTCTGAATCAAACTAAAAGCTTCATCCAAGCGACCATTTCTTCCAAGAAGATCAACCATGCAACCGTAATGTTCCATCTCTGGTTTGATACCATAGACATTCAGCATTGACTCAAACAGCTCCTTACCATCTTCAACTAAGCCACAATGGCTACAAGCACACAATGTTGCCACAAATGTAACTCTATCGGGTTTTAACCTCATCAATTCCATTTCTCTGAAAACATCTACAGCATTCTTACCAAAACCATGCTGAGCAAGACCAGAAATCATGGAATTGAAGAGGGAAACAGTCTTCAAATTCTTCGGTATTCTATAGAAAATATCTAGAGCAGTATCAATACTaccacattttgcatacatatcTATTACTGCAGTAGTAACAAAGATATTTCTACCAAATAACTCATTTCCTATGAACTGTCCATGAATCCTCCTACCAAAATCCAATGCACCAAGCCCTGCACAGGCTGAAAGAATGGCAACGATTGTTACTTCATCCGGTTGTATGTTCAGAGATTCCATCTCTCCAAAAAGTTCAAGTGCTTCCCTAAACTGCCCTGCTTGAGAGTAACCACTTATCATGGCTGTCCAAGAAACTATGTCTCTCTGATCCATCTGATCAAACAGCCTTCTAGCAGTCTCAACTTCCCCTGCTTGACTATATCCGGATACCATAGAACTCCACGCTGCAATATTTTCACTTGTCCTCATTGTACCAAAAACCCTCTCAGCGGCATTCATCAACCCACATTTAGCATACATATCAATAACAGCTGTCTTAAGCAACATATTAGaatcaacacaaatcaaattcttgTACACCAAAGCATGAATCCGCTTTACAATCCTAGGATCATTCAACACTGAACAAGCAGAGAACAAAGCTACAAAAGTGAACGTATCTGGCTGTATATCAGAGTCTTTCATCTTTCTATACAACTGCAATGCAGCACAAGGTTGCTGAGCTTGAGCATACCCGTTTATCATGGtgttatatgatacaatatccCTAACAAGACTTTCATCAAAAACTTTCTGGGCATGGTTTGTACACCtaaaaaatgagtaaaaatGAATCAAAGCGTTCCTTACAAAGAGGTCCCACTCAAACCCAAACTTAGTTATATGACAATGAATCTGAAAACCCGGCCTGAGGCTTGACAGCCTCGCGCAGGAgttaagaagaaatggaaatgtAAAGTTATTTGGGGACTCAATTCCTCTATAAAGCAAGGACATATAGAGGACAAGTGATTGAAGAGGTGTATCACTGTGAGAGTAGCCTCTGATCATGGTGTTCCAGATAAAAATATTTGGCTTATCAAGTTGTGAGAAAAGTTTTCGAGAATGAAGAAGACCATCTTTAGAACCCCACAAGGCAAAAGTGGAGATAAGTCTGCTAATGGGAAAAATGTCATGGTGAAAACCATGGATAATGATTTGAGCCTGAATCTGAAGGGCTTGCTTGAGGGATTCGCATGATTCTAAAAGAACCAGTAGTGATGAGTTTCCCACAGAAAGCCCTTTCGTGCAATGCATTTTCAAGAAATGCAGGCCACTATCGACTCCGAATTCTCCATTTTTAAGATAACTGACACTTTAGGGTTCTTGATATACTACTCTCAG
It contains:
- the LOC123192213 gene encoding pentatricopeptide repeat-containing protein At2g29760, chloroplastic-like, with the translated sequence MHCTKGLSVGNSSLLVLLESCESLKQALQIQAQIIIHGFHHDIFPISRLISTFALWGSKDGLLHSRKLFSQLDKPNIFIWNTMIRGYSHSDTPLQSLVLYMSLLYRGIESPNNFTFPFLLNSCARLSSLRPGFQIHCHITKFGFEWDLFVRNALIHFYSFFRCTNHAQKVFDESLVRDIVSYNTMINGYAQAQQPCAALQLYRKMKDSDIQPDTFTFVALFSACSVLNDPRIVKRIHALVYKNLICVDSNMLLKTAVIDMYAKCGLMNAAERVFGTMRTSENIAAWSSMVSGYSQAGEVETARRLFDQMDQRDIVSWTAMISGYSQAGQFREALELFGEMESLNIQPDEVTIVAILSACAGLGALDFGRRIHGQFIGNELFGRNIFVTTAVIDMYAKCGSIDTALDIFYRIPKNLKTVSLFNSMISGLAQHGFGKNAVDVFREMELMRLKPDRVTFVATLCACSHCGLVEDGKELFESMLNVYGIKPEMEHYGCMVDLLGRNGRLDEAFSLIQSMPYEANSIIWRALLGACRLHGYTEIGKIAGCKLLEVEPNHGAHYVLLSNLLANTNQWEEARKVRKLMDSKGIQKPAGWSYIEFNGALHRFLASEKSHPKAKEIELMLKEMTMRLRTAGYVPNTAQVVFDVDEEEKETVVSYHSEKLALAFGLMNFRPEETIRIIKNLRICVDCHSAFKLLSEIYEREIMVRDAIRFHHFKNGTCSCMDFW